Proteins encoded by one window of Halomonas sp. Bachu 37:
- the dusA gene encoding tRNA dihydrouridine(20/20a) synthase DusA: MNDTTTAQTRMKSGIARPALDRTFSVAPMMDWTTRDYRAFARTLTRRALLYTEMVTTGAILHGSPRARFLGYDDIEHPLALQLGGSDPGELAECAVIAEEWGYDEVNLNVGCPSDRVQNNLIGACLMGYPEKVAAAVRAMRDAVSIPVTVKCRIGIDDQDEDADLERFIESVADAGCEVFIIHARKAWLQGLSPKENRDVPPLNYPRVHRLKQSRPELHIGINGGIKSLEACREQLQHVDSVMIGREAYQNPWMLAGVDSQLYGEMDPAASRMVAAQAFRPYIAKRLEEGAKLNHVTRHLLGLFHGCPGGRRFRRHLSEHAHKEGAGLRIFDDALGLVREPELVP; the protein is encoded by the coding sequence ATGAATGATACCACAACCGCGCAAACCCGCATGAAGTCTGGCATCGCCCGCCCTGCGCTGGATAGGACATTCTCCGTCGCGCCCATGATGGACTGGACGACCCGTGACTACAGAGCGTTCGCCCGCACCTTGACCCGGCGTGCGCTGCTCTATACCGAGATGGTCACCACGGGGGCCATTCTTCATGGCAGCCCACGCGCCCGGTTTCTTGGCTACGACGATATCGAGCATCCTCTGGCCCTACAGCTGGGCGGAAGCGACCCGGGCGAGTTGGCCGAGTGCGCGGTTATTGCCGAGGAGTGGGGCTATGACGAGGTCAACCTGAACGTCGGCTGCCCCAGCGACCGCGTACAGAACAACCTCATCGGTGCCTGCTTGATGGGCTACCCGGAGAAAGTGGCGGCAGCGGTTCGTGCCATGCGCGATGCCGTCTCGATTCCGGTCACCGTGAAGTGTCGCATCGGCATCGACGATCAGGATGAGGATGCCGACCTCGAGCGCTTTATCGAAAGTGTCGCGGATGCCGGCTGTGAAGTTTTTATTATTCACGCTCGCAAGGCCTGGCTCCAGGGGCTCTCGCCCAAGGAGAATCGAGACGTCCCTCCGCTGAATTATCCCCGAGTCCACCGCTTGAAGCAGAGCCGCCCCGAGCTGCATATCGGGATCAATGGTGGCATCAAGAGTCTGGAAGCCTGTCGGGAGCAGCTTCAGCATGTGGACAGCGTCATGATCGGCCGAGAAGCCTACCAGAACCCCTGGATGCTGGCGGGTGTCGATAGTCAGCTTTATGGGGAGATGGATCCAGCTGCGAGTCGCATGGTCGCCGCCCAGGCATTTCGGCCCTATATCGCCAAGCGGCTGGAGGAAGGCGCCAAGCTCAACCACGTCACGCGGCACTTGCTCGGCCTGTTCCACGGGTGTCCGGGCGGACGGCGGTTTCGTCGCCACCTTTCCGAACATGCCCACAAGGAAGGCGCGGGACTGCGAATTTTCGACGATGCCCTAGGACTGGTGCGGGAGCCAGAGCTGGTTCCTTAG
- a CDS encoding alpha/beta hydrolase, translating into MRHNKYKAFGSLCLMTLLGTGLAHAETNDNSIPRLESTSCAAQALEDLNASCYTFYGQENWDDPNGNTIELPIGVIDPETENEADAESDPVVFFPGGPGYSILGNTDYIEQLRKDIGNRSLVVFDPRGFKHAIPSLECPGYAAVSPYHNIIHTPALTSSLDPMERMKHITKEVADCYQKLEDEGIEVAQYTESATSRDVEEIRNLLNYDNVNIFGSSTGSGTALSYVRYYPDSVRAAVLGWPWYTSLRNRSPLDEFYTLKRRFTDVLAMCVEDSEACREQIPTWFLAVDRARRALDNKPYIAQVESEGEQKTLYFDGAAFLDTLYLMLPQYYAELPRIVSQVPEGDYSSLYGFFMIDEYNPVTEAPNYAMGAFLAQACNDMGTNRPTPQDSIAAIQREPAIIGFEPIWLCAWWGGDGDVPPEHNDIVTAETPALAIHGQMDPCCGTRWSDELADTMPNLQAIEMQALGHSPVNDCRSTVINEFLGDPIAQVDTSCQNEVPLDDWQLK; encoded by the coding sequence ATGCGCCACAACAAGTATAAAGCTTTCGGCAGTCTATGCCTGATGACTTTGCTAGGCACCGGACTGGCTCATGCAGAAACCAACGACAACTCTATACCTCGGCTAGAAAGCACCTCTTGTGCTGCACAAGCGCTTGAAGACCTCAATGCCAGTTGCTACACCTTCTATGGTCAAGAAAACTGGGACGACCCAAACGGGAATACGATTGAACTCCCCATAGGTGTTATCGACCCAGAGACTGAAAACGAAGCCGACGCGGAAAGTGATCCCGTGGTCTTTTTCCCCGGCGGCCCAGGGTACTCCATCCTCGGCAATACTGATTACATTGAGCAACTGCGCAAGGATATTGGCAACCGCTCATTAGTGGTGTTTGATCCTCGCGGCTTTAAGCATGCCATTCCTTCATTGGAGTGCCCAGGCTATGCAGCCGTGTCTCCGTACCACAATATTATCCACACGCCGGCGCTAACGTCTTCGCTCGATCCCATGGAACGGATGAAACACATCACGAAGGAAGTAGCCGATTGTTACCAAAAGCTTGAAGATGAGGGCATTGAGGTTGCTCAATATACGGAAAGCGCCACTTCACGCGATGTCGAAGAGATTCGTAACCTGCTTAATTATGACAACGTGAATATTTTCGGTTCCTCTACCGGGAGTGGCACAGCGCTGTCCTATGTTCGCTATTACCCCGACAGTGTGAGAGCCGCCGTTCTTGGCTGGCCCTGGTACACCAGCCTTCGCAATAGATCGCCGTTAGATGAGTTCTATACATTAAAACGTCGATTCACGGACGTTCTGGCCATGTGCGTTGAAGACAGCGAAGCCTGTCGAGAACAGATCCCAACATGGTTCTTAGCTGTTGATAGAGCGCGCCGTGCATTGGATAACAAGCCCTATATTGCCCAAGTGGAATCAGAGGGCGAGCAGAAAACGCTATACTTTGATGGTGCCGCTTTTCTCGACACTCTTTACCTGATGCTGCCGCAATATTATGCCGAACTGCCCCGCATCGTTTCACAAGTGCCTGAAGGCGACTACTCATCGCTTTATGGCTTCTTCATGATTGACGAATACAACCCAGTTACCGAAGCACCCAACTATGCCATGGGCGCGTTCCTGGCTCAGGCCTGCAACGACATGGGGACCAATCGGCCTACGCCACAAGACTCGATTGCAGCTATACAGCGAGAACCTGCCATTATTGGCTTTGAACCTATCTGGCTCTGCGCCTGGTGGGGCGGAGATGGCGACGTACCGCCCGAGCATAACGACATCGTAACGGCAGAGACACCCGCCCTGGCGATCCATGGCCAGATGGACCCTTGCTGCGGCACTCGCTGGAGTGATGAGCTTGCCGACACCATGCCCAATCTACAGGCCATCGAGATGCAGGCTCTGGGGCATAGTCCGGTCAATGATTGTCGCTCCACCGTTATTAACGAATTCCTTGGCGACCCAATCGCGCAGGTGGACACTAGTTGCCAAAACGAAGTACCGCTCGATGATTGGCAACTGAAGTAG
- a CDS encoding glycoside hydrolase family 15 protein — protein sequence MGQLSRIEKYGFIGNMRTATLIDDNGSIDWLCLPRFDSDACCAKLIGEPDNGYWKLWPTEEVISQTRCYRGETLVLETVVETASGSASIIDFMPLSRDAANVVDVIRIVEGHEGTVEMQLHAIFRFGYGHVAPWVHRRKKGITAVSGPDSLRLETSVELETNEDDIRGTFTIEAGQSVPFVLTWYPSFHNEPASRNAQRALRETEKWWQEWSARCDISEEFREPVVRSLITLKALTHIETGGMVGAATTSLPEETGGRLNWDYRYTWLRDTTFTLYALLSSGYRNEACAWREWLLRSVAGDPAKLQPVYGLAGERRLYEHQLDWLTGFNDSRPVRVGNLADQQQQLDIYGEVMDGLHFSRVHHIEPTEDIWAVQCQLIEFLEKHWQEKGMSLWEHRGPAQHYTHSKVMAWVAVDRAIKGVEEFGLDGDLEHWRALRQEIHAEVCEKGFNRKLNSFVEYYGSDTLDASLLLLPQVGFLPAKDPRMQGTIEAIQHDLVHEGFVYRFRDARKEQRLTDGEGAFIVCGFWLVDALILLERKDEAHALFNKLLGIRNDLGLLSEEYDPVRQCQLGNFPQAFSHVGLINSAHNLSCCSKQGRKGPAEERGEE from the coding sequence ATGGGACAGTTATCAAGAATCGAAAAATACGGTTTTATCGGCAACATGCGCACAGCTACTCTCATCGACGACAACGGTTCGATCGACTGGCTATGTCTGCCTCGTTTCGATTCGGATGCCTGTTGCGCTAAGTTGATAGGCGAGCCGGACAATGGCTATTGGAAACTATGGCCCACTGAAGAAGTCATTTCTCAAACCCGATGTTACCGCGGTGAAACCCTGGTCCTTGAAACAGTCGTGGAAACGGCGTCGGGCAGTGCTTCGATCATCGATTTCATGCCCCTTTCGCGTGACGCCGCTAATGTTGTGGATGTGATCCGTATCGTCGAAGGCCACGAGGGCACGGTGGAGATGCAACTGCATGCTATCTTTCGTTTCGGGTATGGCCATGTAGCCCCTTGGGTGCATCGGCGTAAAAAAGGCATCACGGCGGTATCCGGCCCCGATAGCTTGCGCCTGGAAACCTCCGTGGAACTGGAAACCAATGAGGATGACATAAGGGGCACTTTCACCATTGAAGCAGGCCAGAGCGTGCCCTTCGTGCTCACCTGGTATCCCTCCTTTCACAATGAACCTGCCTCCCGCAATGCTCAGCGGGCATTGCGGGAAACCGAGAAATGGTGGCAGGAATGGAGCGCGCGCTGCGATATCAGCGAAGAATTTCGCGAGCCGGTCGTCCGCTCATTGATCACGCTCAAGGCGCTCACCCATATCGAGACCGGAGGCATGGTCGGCGCCGCCACCACTTCACTACCCGAGGAGACGGGCGGTCGACTCAACTGGGATTACCGCTACACCTGGTTGCGGGACACCACGTTTACCCTGTATGCCCTGCTTTCGTCAGGTTACCGGAACGAAGCCTGCGCCTGGCGTGAATGGTTGCTGCGCTCGGTAGCCGGTGATCCCGCCAAGCTCCAGCCCGTCTATGGCCTCGCCGGTGAGCGTCGTCTTTACGAACACCAACTCGACTGGCTAACCGGTTTCAATGACAGCCGTCCGGTACGTGTCGGTAACCTTGCCGACCAGCAGCAGCAACTGGATATCTACGGTGAAGTCATGGATGGCCTGCATTTCAGTCGCGTTCATCATATCGAGCCCACAGAAGATATCTGGGCTGTGCAATGCCAACTGATCGAGTTTCTCGAAAAGCACTGGCAGGAAAAAGGCATGAGCCTGTGGGAGCATCGTGGCCCGGCGCAGCATTACACACACTCGAAAGTCATGGCCTGGGTTGCCGTCGACCGCGCCATCAAAGGCGTAGAAGAATTCGGGCTCGACGGCGATCTCGAGCACTGGCGTGCCCTTCGCCAGGAGATCCATGCTGAAGTCTGCGAGAAAGGATTCAATCGCAAGCTCAACTCATTCGTGGAATATTACGGTTCGGATACACTGGATGCATCGCTATTACTGCTACCGCAAGTCGGGTTCTTACCCGCAAAGGACCCCCGCATGCAGGGCACGATCGAAGCCATACAGCATGACCTCGTCCATGAAGGTTTCGTGTACCGTTTCAGGGACGCCAGGAAAGAACAACGTCTTACCGATGGCGAAGGCGCTTTTATCGTCTGTGGTTTTTGGCTTGTCGACGCACTGATTCTTCTGGAACGCAAAGACGAGGCACACGCCCTCTTCAACAAGCTCCTCGGCATACGCAATGACCTGGGGCTACTAAGCGAAGAGTACGACCCCGTTCGACAATGCCAGCTCGGCAATTTCCCCCAAGCCTTTTCGCATGTCGGTCTGATCAACAGCGCCCACAACCTCAGCTGCTGCAGCAAACAAGGAAGAAAAGGCCCGGCCGAAGAGCGGGGTGAAGAGTGA
- a CDS encoding thiamine pyrophosphate-requiring protein has protein sequence MSEQQVGDFLLKRLGEWGISRIYGYPGDGSNGIMGALNRADDQFEFIQTRHEEMAAFMACAHAKFTGEVGICTATSGPGAIHLLNGLYDAKKDHQPVVAIVGQQARAAMGGEYQQEVDLVSLFKDVAHEYVHMATSPAQIRHLVDRAIRIALSERTVTAIIIPSDLQTQPAVEKPPRAHGTVHSGVGYTPPRTVPHEDDLRRAAQVLNEGERVGILVGAGALGATDEVIQIAEKLGAGVAKALLGRAAVPDDLPFVTGSIGLLGTNPSWEMMSNCDTLLMIGSGFPYSEFLPEEGQARGVQIDIDARQVSMRYPMEVNLIGDSAATLQALLPHLTQKTDRDWREHLEKSIAQWWDVLEERAMAEADPVNPQRIFWELSPRLPDNCILTSDSGSAANWYARDLKLRRGMMASLSGGLATMGNGVPYAIAAKFAHPDRPVIAMVGDGAMQMAGNMELVTIAKYWQRWSNPNLVIMVLNNQDLNQVTWEMRVMEGDPKYEASQDIPDFPYAEYAKLIGLEGIKVTEPDALAGAWDRALAADRPVVMEVVADPNVPPIPPHIKREQAQAYMSALMHGDPDALGIVKASFKQFAREFTPKLRKH, from the coding sequence ATGAGTGAGCAACAGGTAGGCGATTTTCTGCTCAAGCGGCTTGGGGAATGGGGAATCAGCCGTATTTACGGTTATCCCGGTGATGGCAGTAACGGCATCATGGGGGCGCTGAACCGAGCCGACGATCAGTTCGAGTTCATCCAGACCCGACACGAGGAGATGGCCGCGTTCATGGCCTGCGCCCACGCCAAGTTCACCGGCGAGGTGGGCATCTGCACCGCCACCTCCGGCCCCGGGGCGATTCACCTGCTCAACGGACTCTATGATGCCAAGAAGGACCACCAGCCGGTGGTGGCCATCGTCGGCCAACAGGCGCGCGCCGCCATGGGCGGTGAGTATCAGCAGGAAGTGGATCTGGTGTCGCTGTTCAAGGATGTCGCCCACGAATACGTGCATATGGCGACCAGTCCGGCCCAGATACGCCACCTGGTGGATCGGGCGATCCGCATCGCTCTCTCCGAGCGCACCGTGACCGCGATCATCATTCCCAGCGACCTGCAGACCCAGCCGGCCGTGGAAAAGCCGCCGAGGGCGCATGGCACCGTCCACTCCGGGGTCGGCTACACCCCGCCGCGCACGGTACCGCACGAAGACGATCTCAGGCGGGCAGCGCAGGTACTCAACGAGGGTGAGCGCGTGGGAATTTTGGTCGGCGCAGGCGCCTTGGGTGCCACCGATGAGGTGATCCAGATCGCCGAGAAGCTCGGCGCCGGGGTGGCCAAGGCGCTGCTCGGGCGGGCGGCGGTGCCCGACGATCTACCCTTCGTCACCGGCTCGATCGGGCTGCTGGGTACCAACCCCAGCTGGGAGATGATGTCGAACTGCGACACTCTGCTGATGATCGGTTCGGGCTTCCCCTATTCCGAGTTCCTGCCCGAGGAAGGCCAGGCACGAGGCGTTCAGATCGATATCGACGCCCGTCAGGTGAGCATGCGCTATCCCATGGAGGTCAACCTGATAGGGGACAGCGCCGCGACCCTGCAGGCGTTGCTGCCGCACCTCACGCAGAAGACCGACCGTGACTGGCGCGAGCATCTCGAGAAGAGTATCGCTCAGTGGTGGGATGTGCTCGAGGAGCGCGCCATGGCCGAGGCCGATCCGGTCAATCCGCAGCGGATCTTCTGGGAGCTTTCGCCCAGGCTGCCCGATAACTGCATCCTGACCAGCGACTCCGGCTCCGCCGCCAACTGGTATGCACGTGATCTGAAGCTGCGCCGCGGCATGATGGCCTCGCTTTCCGGCGGGCTTGCCACCATGGGCAACGGCGTGCCCTACGCCATCGCCGCCAAGTTCGCCCATCCCGACCGCCCGGTGATCGCCATGGTCGGTGACGGTGCCATGCAGATGGCTGGCAATATGGAGTTGGTCACCATCGCCAAGTACTGGCAACGCTGGAGCAATCCGAACCTGGTAATCATGGTGCTCAACAACCAGGACCTCAACCAGGTGACCTGGGAGATGCGCGTGATGGAGGGCGACCCAAAATACGAGGCCTCCCAGGACATTCCCGATTTCCCTTATGCCGAGTATGCCAAGCTGATCGGCCTGGAGGGCATCAAGGTTACCGAGCCCGACGCCTTGGCGGGAGCCTGGGATCGTGCGCTTGCCGCCGACAGACCGGTGGTCATGGAGGTGGTCGCCGACCCCAACGTGCCGCCGATACCTCCGCACATCAAGCGCGAACAGGCACAGGCTTACATGTCGGCACTGATGCACGGCGATCCTGATGCGCTGGGCATCGTCAAGGCTTCGTTCAAGCAGTTTGCGCGGGAGTTCACTCCCAAGTTGCGCAAGCACTGA
- a CDS encoding enolase C-terminal domain-like protein, whose amino-acid sequence MLQPHIPIETVEVSAYEIPTDAPESDGTLTWDTTTLVLVELSVGGTCGLGYTYAHQSCATLIRDKLAALIEGHDALAVRGGWLKMVDAIRNLGRPGISSMAIAAVDVALWDLKARLLDLPLVSLLGAVRPTVPVYGSGGFTSYSVKGLQRQLGGWVEAGIPRVKMKIGREPERDLERIRLAREAIGPEAELFVDANGAYARKQALAMAEAFATHGVSWFEEPVSSDDLAGLRLLRDRAPGGVEISAGEYGYGLPYFRRMLEAGAVDVLQADLTRCAGITGFLDVAALCDAHQIPLSAHTAPALHLHPGCATTRTRHLEYFHDHVRIESMLFEGVAEPDSQGNLSPDLGQPGLGLTFRHHQAERYRIV is encoded by the coding sequence ATGCTTCAGCCGCATATTCCGATCGAAACCGTCGAGGTGTCGGCTTACGAGATCCCCACCGATGCACCGGAATCCGACGGCACCCTCACCTGGGATACCACCACCCTGGTGCTGGTCGAGCTTAGCGTCGGCGGAACATGCGGGCTCGGCTACACCTACGCGCACCAATCCTGCGCCACGCTGATTCGCGACAAGCTCGCCGCCCTTATCGAAGGGCACGATGCGCTGGCGGTGCGCGGCGGCTGGCTGAAGATGGTCGATGCGATTCGCAACCTTGGTCGGCCGGGCATCAGTTCGATGGCGATCGCCGCCGTCGACGTGGCGCTATGGGATCTGAAGGCACGATTGCTCGATCTGCCGCTGGTCTCGCTGCTGGGTGCAGTGCGCCCGACGGTGCCGGTCTACGGCAGCGGCGGCTTCACCTCCTATTCGGTAAAAGGCCTTCAGCGTCAGCTTGGCGGCTGGGTCGAGGCAGGTATCCCGCGCGTGAAAATGAAGATTGGTCGCGAGCCCGAGCGAGACCTGGAGCGTATCCGCCTGGCGCGCGAAGCGATCGGCCCCGAAGCCGAGCTGTTTGTGGACGCTAATGGCGCCTATGCCCGCAAGCAGGCGCTGGCCATGGCCGAGGCCTTCGCCACCCATGGCGTGAGCTGGTTCGAAGAGCCGGTATCGTCGGATGACCTGGCGGGCCTGCGCCTGCTACGCGACCGCGCACCGGGCGGTGTCGAGATCTCCGCTGGCGAGTACGGCTACGGCTTGCCTTATTTCCGGCGCATGCTCGAGGCGGGAGCGGTGGACGTGCTGCAGGCCGACCTGACCCGTTGTGCCGGAATCACTGGCTTTCTCGATGTCGCCGCACTGTGCGATGCCCACCAGATCCCGCTCTCCGCCCATACCGCACCAGCGCTGCACCTGCACCCTGGCTGCGCCACGACGCGAACGCGGCATCTGGAGTATTTTCACGATCATGTACGGATCGAATCGATGCTGTTCGAGGGGGTCGCCGAGCCGGATTCACAGGGCAACCTGAGCCCCGACCTTGGCCAGCCCGGCCTGGGGCTGACGTTCAGGCACCACCAGGCGGAGCGCTATCGGATTGTATGA
- a CDS encoding FAD-binding and (Fe-S)-binding domain-containing protein, whose translation MEDVISTSQSQTGDEAQAYRRLGEALAEAIDGEVRFDDGSRALYANDASNYRQPPIGVTIPRSVEDIIAIHRICHAHGVAILSRGAGTSLSGEAVNHAVVMDHSKYLDAIEIDSDNRRVTVQGGAINDKVNQALASYNLVFPPDPATHEWCTIGGNIGNNSCGVHSVQAQCYGHGPRTCDNVASLDVITYDGERMTLKDGYREEEIDAIIAAGGRKGEIFAKLKALRDRYLEQIRRGYPQIEHMPRRVSGYNLDDLLPERGFNLASALCGTEGTCVTVLHATLKLTENARHRTLMVVGFDSVEAAGDHVPAIIEARPIALEAIDKRLFQHEADQHMNVETLEQMPQGDAFLMIEFGGEDSADTCAQAKRLLEILQRSASAPTDYQIVDDADEALRIWEVRKAGLGATAFPPPKKKPHWPGWEDSAVPPEKVGDYIRDLKALYEKHGFEGALYGHFGQGCIHSRIDFDLHSEEGVRKYRAFVEEAADLVVSYGGSLSGEHGDGQARGELLERMYGPELIEAFREFKRIWDPQWMMNPGKVIDPYRLDENLRLRDYAPAPVETYFQFPEDERSFGRVAFRCVGVGKCRSDEGTMCPSYMVTREEKHSTRGRARLLFEMMNAEVITDGWQSEEVRDALDLCLACKGCKGDCPVNVDMATYKAEFLSHYFEAHRRPLNHYAFGFIDRWSRLASKIPAVVNFVSQTPPLSHVIKAITSMPQPRQAPVYAPETFKAWFAKRPIVNEQAAPVMLWADTFSNHFYPETARAATEVLEAAGYRVLIPPEGLCCGRPLYDFGMLDDAKAYLRQVMAALGTAIETNMPIIGLEPSCIAVFRDELINLFPDDERARRLHDNSMMLSEFLVQRAEDYRPPRLTRRALVHGHCHHKAIMHLDAEKTLMKQMGLDFEVLDSGCCGMSGSFGFERDKYDVSMAAGERVLLPQVREADEETLIITDGFSCREQIAGSTDRRALHIAEVLRMAMDTSLQSSVGPPEQAIIQRRALAQRQANRRAATVAGAVAAGGLLLWGLNRRRLRRRL comes from the coding sequence ATGGAAGACGTGATCAGTACTTCTCAATCGCAGACCGGAGACGAGGCGCAGGCGTATCGTCGCCTGGGCGAAGCGCTCGCCGAGGCGATCGACGGCGAGGTGCGATTCGATGACGGCAGTCGGGCGCTCTACGCCAACGACGCCTCGAACTACCGCCAGCCTCCGATCGGCGTCACCATTCCCCGCTCGGTGGAGGATATCATCGCCATCCACCGCATCTGCCACGCTCACGGCGTGGCCATCCTGTCGCGGGGCGCTGGCACCAGTTTGTCGGGGGAGGCCGTCAACCACGCCGTGGTAATGGATCACTCCAAGTACCTCGACGCCATCGAGATCGACAGCGATAACCGCCGGGTCACGGTGCAGGGCGGGGCGATCAACGACAAGGTCAACCAGGCGCTGGCATCGTACAACCTGGTGTTTCCACCGGACCCCGCCACCCACGAGTGGTGCACCATCGGCGGCAATATCGGCAACAACTCCTGCGGGGTGCATTCCGTCCAGGCTCAGTGCTACGGCCACGGACCGCGCACCTGCGACAACGTGGCGTCGCTGGACGTTATCACCTACGACGGCGAGCGCATGACGCTCAAGGATGGCTATCGCGAGGAGGAGATCGACGCCATCATCGCCGCGGGCGGGCGCAAGGGAGAAATCTTCGCCAAGCTGAAGGCGCTCCGCGACCGCTACCTCGAGCAGATCCGCCGCGGTTATCCACAGATCGAGCACATGCCGCGCCGCGTCTCGGGCTACAATCTCGACGACCTGCTGCCGGAGCGCGGCTTCAACCTGGCGAGTGCTCTGTGCGGCACCGAGGGCACCTGCGTGACGGTGCTCCACGCTACCCTCAAACTGACCGAGAACGCCAGGCATCGCACCCTGATGGTGGTGGGCTTCGACAGCGTGGAGGCCGCTGGTGACCATGTGCCGGCCATTATCGAGGCGCGGCCGATCGCGCTGGAGGCCATCGACAAGCGGCTATTCCAGCACGAGGCCGACCAGCACATGAACGTCGAGACCCTCGAACAGATGCCCCAGGGCGACGCCTTCCTGATGATCGAATTCGGCGGCGAGGATTCCGCCGATACCTGCGCCCAGGCAAAGCGGCTGCTCGAGATACTGCAGCGCTCCGCCAGCGCCCCCACGGACTATCAGATCGTCGACGATGCCGATGAAGCCTTGCGCATCTGGGAGGTGCGCAAGGCCGGGCTGGGCGCGACGGCGTTCCCGCCGCCCAAGAAGAAACCGCACTGGCCCGGCTGGGAGGACTCCGCCGTACCGCCGGAGAAGGTCGGCGACTACATCCGCGACCTCAAGGCGCTCTACGAGAAGCACGGCTTTGAAGGGGCCTTGTACGGTCACTTCGGCCAGGGCTGCATTCACTCGCGCATCGATTTCGACCTGCACAGCGAGGAGGGTGTGCGCAAGTACCGTGCCTTCGTCGAGGAAGCCGCCGATTTGGTGGTCTCCTACGGCGGTTCGCTCTCCGGCGAGCATGGCGACGGCCAGGCCCGCGGCGAGCTGCTGGAGCGCATGTACGGACCCGAACTGATCGAGGCGTTTCGCGAGTTCAAGCGCATCTGGGACCCGCAGTGGATGATGAACCCCGGCAAGGTCATCGACCCCTACCGGCTCGACGAGAATCTGCGCCTGCGTGATTACGCGCCGGCACCCGTGGAGACCTACTTCCAGTTTCCCGAGGACGAGCGCAGCTTCGGGCGGGTGGCGTTTCGCTGCGTCGGCGTCGGCAAGTGCCGCAGCGACGAGGGCACCATGTGTCCGAGCTACATGGTGACCCGCGAGGAGAAGCACAGCACACGCGGTCGGGCGCGGCTGCTGTTCGAGATGATGAATGCTGAGGTGATCACCGACGGTTGGCAGTCCGAGGAAGTGCGTGATGCATTGGACCTTTGTCTGGCCTGCAAGGGCTGCAAGGGCGACTGCCCGGTTAACGTCGACATGGCCACCTACAAGGCCGAGTTCCTGTCGCACTACTTTGAAGCGCACCGGCGTCCGCTCAACCACTACGCCTTCGGCTTCATCGACCGCTGGTCACGACTGGCCTCGAAGATTCCCGCAGTGGTCAACTTCGTCAGCCAGACGCCGCCGCTAAGCCATGTCATCAAGGCCATTACTTCCATGCCCCAGCCGCGCCAGGCACCGGTATACGCCCCCGAGACGTTCAAGGCCTGGTTCGCCAAGCGGCCGATAGTCAATGAGCAGGCCGCGCCGGTAATGTTGTGGGCGGATACCTTTAGTAACCATTTCTATCCCGAGACTGCCCGGGCCGCCACCGAGGTGCTCGAGGCGGCGGGTTATCGTGTGTTGATTCCGCCCGAGGGGCTCTGCTGCGGCCGGCCGCTCTACGACTTCGGCATGCTCGACGACGCCAAGGCGTACCTGAGGCAGGTGATGGCCGCGCTAGGGACGGCCATCGAGACGAACATGCCGATTATCGGCCTGGAGCCTTCATGCATCGCGGTGTTCCGCGACGAGCTGATCAACCTCTTCCCCGATGACGAGCGCGCCCGGCGGCTGCACGACAATAGCATGATGCTCAGCGAGTTCCTGGTGCAGCGGGCCGAGGATTATCGGCCACCGCGGCTGACTCGCAGGGCGCTGGTGCACGGCCACTGCCACCATAAAGCCATCATGCATCTGGATGCCGAAAAGACCCTGATGAAGCAGATGGGGCTGGATTTCGAGGTGCTCGACTCCGGCTGCTGCGGCATGTCCGGCTCGTTCGGCTTCGAGCGCGACAAGTACGACGTCTCCATGGCCGCTGGCGAGCGGGTGCTGTTGCCCCAGGTGCGCGAGGCCGACGAGGAGACCCTGATCATCACCGACGGTTTCAGCTGCCGCGAGCAGATCGCCGGGAGCACGGACCGGCGCGCGCTGCATATCGCCGAGGTGCTGCGCATGGCCATGGACACTTCGCTGCAATCATCGGTCGGCCCGCCGGAGCAGGCCATCATACAGCGCCGGGCGCTGGCCCAGCGGCAAGCCAATCGCCGCGCCGCGACGGTGGCCGGTGCGGTGGCCGCCGGTGGGCTGCTGCTGTGGGGCTTGAACCGTCGCCGCCTGCGCCGTCGTCTGTAA